From Salmo salar chromosome ssa21, Ssal_v3.1, whole genome shotgun sequence:
CTGGTGAAGAGCTGCTGGAGGCCCCTGGTCTTCCCCCATGCCATGCTCATCCAGGATACGGTAGCCTTGGGGGGTGCCTGGGGGCCAGTCGTGGGGTCTTGAGTGGCTGAAGAGGTAGTGTGGGCTTCCATGGCTGGGACAGGGGTAGTTTGGACCACCTTAGGGATAGCTGGGGTGGTTTGGGCCTCTTTAGTGAGAGGTGAGGGGGTAGGCTGGGCTGAGGTTACTGTAGACATGGGGTTAGACACATTCACATGATGACACATAGTACTGTCATGGTGTTACAACAAGCACAACATTCCCTCTGAGAAATAAGTCTTTATCATTCTGGTGTAACCTGTCATTTTTATTCTAGTGTAGCATATCTCCTTCATTGGTTAACGCTCTTGATAACATAGAGATTATATATTCTGTATAAGTGTAGCTTGGAGACAAAGTCCAGCACTGACATCCCTATCCAGTAAATGcatgacatactgtatattatgttcattatttacccACATGGCTGAATATTCATCCTTTTCAGAGAGGGAGTCTCACCTGCTTCTCTGAGGGAGCCAGCTCTCCCCCTCGGTGAAGACAGTGTTGTTGGGGCATCCCAGGTGTTTGTATGGAGCTTTTTGGGCATTGAGTTGGTTGGCGGGGTGTCCTGTAGCTCCTCAAGCCCGGTGGGTTTTGAGGAAAGGGTGTAAGGGGTAAGAGGGAGAGCACCCACCTCCTGACTTTGACGGTTAATCTTAAGATCTGATTGGCTGGTGGCTGACTCCGCCCGGACCCTCAGAGAGAGATAGGTGGAGCGAAGCTTCACGCCAAATGCCGatttcccctcttcctcctcttcctgtgcctcctcctttgCTTCCACtgcctcctccactccctccctgctctcctcctccacctcctcgccTTCCGAGACTTTCTCCCCGATATCGTTGGTAGTCAACTCCTCTTCTTTGGGCTTGGCTCCCTCTTGCCTGCCCCCATGCTGCTCCTGCCCCCTCTGGCTGACGTTTGAGGAGATCAACTTCACCTctgtccccttctccctcccctccctcttcgccccagccccagcctgctCCACCACTCCCAAGAAACCACCACTTCCCGTCCTGGGTCTCTCCCGCTCCCTGGCAGAGTTGATGGAGAAGCGGAAGGATCCAGAGACTGGACTTGGCTCTGTCTGACCTGCGTCCTCCTGCCCAGCAGGTGGCTCTGTGGTACCCTGACCAGCAGCCAAAGCCTCTGGTTTCCACCTCAGAGAGGATGTTCTGAGATCCACCACCGAGGCCAGGCTAGCTGCGGGCTGGGCGGCCGGGACTGGGTTTTCTTTGGGGCTACCCTCGGTGCTGGTGGTTGAATCTTTCACACCACTTTTGCTCAGGACGTCCCTCTTGGTTTGGGACGGGGCTGAGGGCTTGGGGTCTCCCAGGGACAGTTTCAGGGTCTGCTGTTGTGAAGTGTATCTCAGGTCCTGTACTGTGGTCACAGAGGAGGACTGTGGCTGTTTGCCTGGCACAATTTCCACTGGTCTCAGAGCAACCCAAGGATGGGGCTGCTCCTGTGGAGAGGGCTTGCAGCGCAGGgttggggtggaggtggaggttttTGGGCACCCCTCAGCCTCTATGGGACCAGACTTAAGGGATGTCAGCTCTGGGGGTGCAGTGGGGGTGGTCAATCCCCCTTGCTCCAACTTTTGGATCAGGGTAGAGTGAGAACGTAAACGTGTTTTACCCCCGGTAATAGCAGGcccgtcctcttcctcctctgtcaaGGGCCGATCAAAGTTGTTAAGACTCTCTGAGCGTGGTCTCGATTCAGTctgaagagagcgaaagagagagagagagaaagaaagagcaagacagagagacagacagagagacagacagataattGAGCAATAGTGTATCCAGTATTTTGATCTTTCCTGAGCCTTCCTCTATGTGTGAGTTCCAGAGGCAGGGGCCCCATGTGTAGTTGGTATGCCCAGGCAGGACTCACCATGGTCAGCCTTTTGTTCTTGGCACTGGCCCTCTGGTTCCTGGGCTTGATGGACATACGGTGGCGGGCGGCAGAGTTATCCAGGGAGGGGGTGAACTGGGCTGGGGTGCTGAAATCCAAggcaggagaggcaggggagaaggcagagaggggggcagaTGGGGTGGGGTGCACAAAACTGGTAAGAGGAGGTTTGGGcatgggagagaggggatgggacaAGGGTTGGGAGGTGGCCTATGAACAAAGAAAACACAGAATAAAGATTTGGATCTATAACGACTCATAGTTGATATCAAGTGATATAGTGACTGACCCGCAAACAGGAATCGGTATTACCTGCTCTTCCTCCTCACTTCCTGTTCCTGCTAAACTCAGAGAGCTATGGTGCCTGGGCGGGGCAGGGAACTGTGGAGGAATGGGGAAGGGTTTGGTTGACACACAATGGCTGATGAGGAATGCAAAGTTCAACTATTGGCACTGCTGGAATGCAAACATACAGTTACATACCGACTCATTGAGAGAAAATGGAGGTATGGAGGGTTTTATGCAGGAGTTTGTTGAGGGTGGAGGTTGGAGAGAGTATGAAGACAGTACCTGAGGATGCGGTGCACAAAGTCTCACCTTGTAAGATGCCCCCCGGGGGTGTCTGTTGTCACCCATGGAGATTTCGGGAGGGCTGTGGGGCAGACCATCGTCCTCTGAGCTGCCCCCCAGGTCCTCTGGACGTTTGATTGGCAGGACCATTGGGGACGGACCTAGACGCATGTTCTGCTGCTGGAGCTTCATCTGGCCAATCAGAAATAATATAGAAACCTACCTTGAGATCTGCTTGGCAACCCATTGACGTCAATTCCTGATTTACACAGAAAGACGAGGGTTCATGAGGTGTGGGATTCCTTTTGAATGGGGGTTGGGCCTTTAAATGCACATGCATGTGTCTAGATCCAGGGTACACCACGGAAAGAAGACTCACCTGGAGTTCTTTGATCCTGCCTTGGACGTTCTCCTGGGATAGAACCCTGGGCTGCTCCGGATTAGACAGATCCTGGTCGGCCAAGAAGATACTGTCATGTGACAACGCCCGTGATCCCAACACGCCTGAACACCtggtagaggacagagggaggagggaataTGAATGCCATGGAATCAATCATACATttgtaaatatacacacacacacatgcacgcacgaacacacgcacgcacgcacgcacgcaagcacgcgcacacacacacacacacacacacacacacacacacacacacacacacacacacacacacacacacacacacacacacacacacacacacacacacacacacacacacacacttacagatgCTCAGCTGAGCCCAGCCCCTCCGCCTCAGTGACATCACCAGTAGACTGGCTGAGTTTGGTCTCTCTTTTGGATCTCCCAAACAGACGTGTCTTCAGGGTCTTCAGCTTGGACTTCCTCTTTCCTGGAGGATACAGGCCTTGGTCATGACGCACGCATACAGATGCATTCTCATTGatactcatccatgcttttatcactacagatacagacacactgtCTACACTcatgcagacacacactctgactcGCCCACTCCAATACAGATAACGtaacagatacagacacactctcacacacactaacatgtgCCTAGTTAGATACACTCTActcacactcctacacacacactcagtccaaCCCACTCGAATAGATGTTTATAACAGAGATAGATACACATGTACACTAACTGAGCTTTTACATGCTTTCTGAACATTATCCAAGTTTTCCAGTGCCTCACCTCCTGTAAGGTCATCAGCGCTGCCCTCCGCATCTCCTGCAAAAGACTCCATCGCTCTTTCCTTTCAACAACTGCAGGAggaatatatatagagagaaagaaagggatcaATAGAGAAAAcaaggaaacagagagacagacaaaccaACAAATGGAAGCAGAGATAGCCAGAGAAGCCAGCAGTCAGAGAAGAAAGAGCGACGCGGAGATGTTGTAACATACAGAATGTCCTTTCTACCATGGAGTGAATGCTCAGACTCAGTACTCTCTGGCCATGCTTTAGTCTCTGTGAACACGCTTCTATGCTGCACATGTATGAGTCTGGTAGAACACACCCAAACAGGACACTATCTCTCACTCCACCTGAGCGCAAAGGTTTATTGGCACTTAGACTTTACCTTCAGCTAGTCAGGAAGGTGGGGTGAAAACACAGTCTACTTCTCCACACCTGGATGAATCACTGTTTATAACGTATAGCAGATGGACAAATGGTTAATGGAACTCTAATAGATGGGGATGGAAAAATCTGTTAAGTTAacacacacaggtgcacacacacaaaacccaccACACGTAcaagtgcaaacacacacacacacacacacacacacacacacacacacacacacacacacacacacacacacacacacacacacacacacacacacacacacacacacacacacacacacacacacacacacacacacacgcaggcacacagacagacacacatgtgTCAGTGAAGTACACTCTGTGATgacccaggtaacacaccctcTATGTTGGTATTAGAGGCCTATAACCTGGCTCTCTAGTGAAGTATTGAAGTCTACACAGTGTGAGCTGCTGGTCGATGGCCAGAGGCTGATAAGACAGACAGCATGAAGCTATGAAGCAACATGCAAAGTTCAAACTGCTCCTGAGTCCCCATTGAGACTCAGGGAGTCTTCATGAGCTCAGTTGACCTATGGGTCAAGTTGAAAAACACTACTGTTGCATAGTCAAAGGAGAGGCTACGGGGGAGGCTATGTCCCAAATATAACACTGAATATGCTTTATAGAATAGGTTGATATTCAATATTGTCACAGACCGCCAATGTAACAGCTGCTGCCTGCATACACTGTGTAAAATGGAGTTTGATTAAAAAGTGGAACAACTCGCTATACCACAAGGCCCCTGAGAAATATGGTCAAAAGAAACCATACAGATCCTCAGAGAGCCGTCTAATGAGCCCAAGGAAAGCAGCACCAGAAAATCAAGATAATCTGCAGGATTATTGACATTGCATAGAGATCCCTACGATTTCACAGCCCCACAATTCCACAACAGTAGATGAATCACCAACGTTCAACGTCCCAGACCCAGCGACACAAAACTTAGCTGAGATACATTGATCATacaagcacacagacacagactcacgCACAGtcgtacacacacccacacatagaaTATAGGCTAGTATTTGAACTCATGATGTACataatgtactgtatactgtacactgTAGACATGCTGTACCTTGGCTATTAGACACGGTAAGCCAAAGTCAATTTGAAGGGGCAACATAAACCCATTCTCAAATATAAGTGCATTTAATAATGCATCTCTATCTAAAAGTACTTATCCTTGAAATAATGTTACATTGTTATACCAAATCTCCTCAGGGACTAACATTCCTGTGTTTACTTACCCAGTTCTACCAGACTCCCTTACTGCACTgtatctatccctccctctctccttctcttccttctctcctctactctctcccacaGCGTTGTGTTCTCACCCTCAGCAGAGGCTTTGTCCTTCTTTAAAGCCTCAGGCTGCGGTGCTCCACACCtgcagatagagagagggagagactgagaatAAGGACGGAGTGAAAGGAGAGAgcgagtaaaagagagagagagtaagagaaagaataaagacagagagaaaggcagggacAGAGAAGGTCAAGCTATGCCGAGGGCAGCATATGCAGAAAGGGAGACAAGAGGACagagcggggggagagagagtgagagagagagaatgagagagagaatgagagagagagagagagagagagagagagagagagagagagagagagagagtgaccgagagagcaagagagaagccAGAGACTATTACATTAGTAGCACACTGTGGCCCACTGCGCTAAGCTCCTTATGAAACACTAACCTGATTTTAGGCCCAgaaatgaggagagggagaaaaaaataaaGCTGCAGACGGAAATAGTACATTTACACATTACCACCACAAGACCACAATGCACTGGGGTTGGCTGGGCCAACCGTAGACAGACACAGGGGTGTGATTTGAAGAaaaatagagtgtgtgtgtgtgtgtgtgtgtgtgtgtgtgtgtgtgtgtgtgtgtgtgtgtgtgtgtgtgtgtgtgtgtgtgtgtgtgtgtgtgtgtgtgtgtgtgtgtgtgtgtgtgtgttgttaaagGCTTCAGGGAAGCCCTGTGCTGTTAACAGTTAACAATGAGAAGCTTTCAGCTGAGTTTAAAGTTCCCTCCTTGGGCTAGCGTCATCAACACCTGGAGCCCGTACTTTTCCACTTCATTTGCCAAGGGCTATTGACTTAACTTCTACAGGTGCATCAATTTAAAATGAACTCCAATTGAGCCTGTAGGAGATTTAACCTACTGAACTGTTGTCATAGCTAGGACAATAAATAGAGGCGCTGGGGATTTGCATGTCCACGCGTCAATCGCTCAGAGCTTTTGCATGATCTTTCAGACCTGATAAAACAGTTTAGTTATTTACAGTTACAGTAAGCACAGTCCATATCAGTGTTGTGGCCAAGCCTCTGTgttgggaggagagaagaggggaggtccACCCTATGTtgcctcagccctatgttcccccaacctatgttccctcagccctatgatccctcagccctatgttccctcagacCTATGTTCCCCCAACCTATGTTCCCTcaaccctatgttccctcagccctatgttccctcagacctatgttccctcagccctatgatccctcagccctatgttccctcagacCTATGTTCCCCCaacctatgttccctcagccctatgttccctcagacctatgttccctcagacctatgttccctcagacctatgttccctcagccctatgatCCCTCAGCCCTATGATCCCTCAGCCCTATgatccctcagccctatgttccctcagacctatgttccctcagccctatgttccctcagccctatgatccctcagccctatgttccctcagacCTATGTTCCCTCaacctatgttccctcagccctatgttccctcagccctatgatCCCTCAGCCATATGTTCCCTCAGACCTATGTTCCCCCaacctatgttccctcagccctatgttccctcagccctatgttccctcagccctatgttttTCTAATTTGGCACACAGAAACTTGAGGCCATGAGTAAAAAACGTAGTAAAAAATAATGGCACCAATTGGCCTATAGTTGGCACTGTTATAAGGTGTCTCACTTAAACCCTCATATCTGCCACACTGTTTGACCTAGAGACTTGAAAcgttgtatgtacagttgaagtcagaagtttacatacaccttagccaaatacatttaaactcagtttttcacaattcctgacatttaatcctagtaaaaattccatgtcttaggtcagtcaggatcaccactttattttaagaatgtgaaatgtcagaataatagtagagagaatgatttatttcagcttttatttctttcatcacattcccagtgggtcagaagtttacatacgcttccgacttcaactgtaggtgtctTCCCTCATGCTGAACAAATTTGCCCCAAGGACCGATAAGGTACGTGAGGATAGATTTCCCTCCATCTTTTGGAAAACTTCTCATGAACCATAAGTACAAATAACACAAAATTCAGTATGTACAGTTGTCCCATGGTACATCTCTTAACTCAGTTTAATTTACGTGTCCATTGAAATCCTTTGTAAATcctctccacaatggcctatCAACTTGAAACATTTTAGGGTCATCAGCGACATTACCATGATGAACCATGTTACGTTTGGCATTGATATCTTAAAAAATAAGGAAACTATTAAGCATTCACTATTTTGACTATGTAAAGCTAACACTTAAAATAATCATAACAAGCTTCTTCTCATGGACTAAAAGTCAGATTCACTCCAAGTTTGGACTCATCACAATAGTCTCTAAAGTGTTTGTGAAAATAACAGTGATGTATTCAAAGCTAAAAATAtgcaaaaaatactttaaaaatctTCCTTACATGAACCATAGGACCAAATGACACCAAATCTGGAATGTAGGCACATGATATGTGTCTTAACTTAGTTTAAGAAAATCTAAGGGATTGGTCAGATGGCTGAGTTACTGACAAATCAAAAATCAGATTTTACATGTCTATTTATACCACTGTGAATCCACTTTACAGTGGCCTATCAACTTGGCACTTGTCAACACTATCATGGATGTCCATAAGATTAACCACACTGAATTTGGTATTGATATCTCAAAAAACAAGCTATTAGCAACTAATTCTTTGCATATGTAATGCTAATGCTCATAATCATCTGTGATCATCTTCTCCTCATTAACCATACGTCAGATTCACTACAGATTTTGTATTTAGACTCAATTCAGCATTCTTTAATGGTTTTGAGAAGAAATAGTTGCTTTATTCAAATATGTCCGCACTGTACCTATAGATGCACTTTAGCACATATGATATCGATAAAACATACTTTAAAATCTTCTCCTCATGAACCATTAACCAGATTGACTCCAGATTTGGtatttagaattaaaaaaaatattctctAATGAATTCGAGAATGATTCAAAGTCGACCACGCAACATCACTACATAGCACCATATCACACCAGGGCAATAAAAACTGAACTGATCGACATGACAATGATTACCTACTGCATTCAAAGATAACCAACCTACAGCACTAGACTAATCTTCACTTGCGTCATCCTTCTGGTATTGTGAGATAAACATGTTAATGCATTCACCTGATTacacatcaatcaaatcaaaatcaaatccccCAAAATATTAGCATAAACAtatttaccagatgttattgcgggtgtagcaaaaatgtttgtgttcctagcCCCAACAGTGctgtaatacagttgaagtcggaagtttacatacaccttagccaaatacatttatactcagtttttcacaattcctgacatttaatcctagtaaacattccctgtcttagctcagttaggattaccactttattttaagaatgtgaaatgtcagaataatagtagagagaataattaatTTCagatttaatttctttcatcacattcccagtggatcagaagttaacatacactcaattagtatttggtagcattgcctttaaattgtttaaacttgggtcaaacattacgggtagccttccacaagcttcctacaataagttgggtgaattttggcccattcctcctggcagagctggtgtaactgagtcaggtttgtaggcctccttgctcgcacatgccttttcagttccgcccacaaatgttctataggattgaggtcagggctttgtgatggccactccaatacctttactttgttgtccttaagccattttggcacaactttggaagtatgcttggggtcattgtccatttggaagacccattgcaaccaagctttaacttcctgaccgatgttttgagatgttgcttcaatatacccacatACTTTTccatcctcgtgatgccatctattttgtgaggtgcaccagtccctcttgcagcaaagcacccccacaacatgatgttgccaccctcgtgcttcacggttgggatggtgttcttcggcttgcaagcctcccccttttttctccaaacataacaatggtcattatggccaaacagttctatttttgtttcatcagaccagaggacatttgtccaaaaagtacgatctttgtccccatgtgcagttgcaaaccgtagtctggcattttttatggtggtttttcttccttgctgagtgagctttcaggttatgtcgatataggactcattttactgtggatatagatacttttgtatctgtttcctccagcatcttcacaaggtcctttgctgttgttctgggattgatttgcacttttcgcaccaaagtacgttcatctctaggagacagaacgcgtctccttcctgagccgtatgacggttgcgtggtcacatggtgtttatacttgcgtattattgtttgtacctaggctgtcattgaaaataagaatttgttcttaactgacttgcctagttaaataaaggtaaaaaaaaaaacaataataaattgcttgtcagaagcttctaacgccatgacataattttctggaattttccaagctgtttaaaggcacagtcaactttgtgtatgtaaacttctgacccactggaattgtgatacagtgtattatacgtgaaataatctgtctgtaaacaattgtttgaaaaatgacttgtgtcatgcacaaagtagatgtccttaccgacttcccaaaactatagtttgttaacaatacatttgtggagtggttgaaaaacgagttttaatgacgccaacctcaACTGTAGCTAACAATGCACAACAattcacacaaatctaaaagtaaaagaatagaattaagaaaaatataaatgtattacgatgagcaatgtcggagtccagAGAGTATGTATAcaataccagtccaaagtttggacacacctactcattacagggttattctttattttactattttctacattgtagaataatactgaagacaactaaactatgaaataacacatatggaatcatgtagtaaccaaaaaagtattcaacaatgtcacagtatctaacgaaggtggcgcccctcctcggtcgggcggcgctcggcggtcgtcgtcgccggcctattagctgccaccgatcgttgtttctgtgacttttggttttgtctgtctatctcgcacctgttttgtgtttgtcattagtggggggttatttagtgtgtattttcagttggggttctcgtgcgggattgtttattgttcaCTCTGGACAGTTGCGATTGTAATCTGTTATTTTCTAttatattgccgggctgcgccccgtgcgctttttttTCCAGTGCGCTTAGTTTGGGAAGGTGttttcccctggcagacttcgccacgcgcctggtgccctacggctattgcgtgttactattattattaaaacacagttgctccggccctctgtctcctgctcctgattccacatctccactggtcctagacagctgtgaaaaacaaatcaaaatatattttatatttgagatcttcaaagtagccaccgtttgccttgatgacagatttgcacactcttggctttctctcaaccagcttcataagtaatgcttttccaacagtcttgaaggagttcccatatatgctgagcacttgctggctacttttccttcactctgcggtccaactcatcccaaaccatctcaattgggttgaggtagggtgattgtggaggccaggtcatctgatgcagcactccatcactctccttcatggtcaaatagcccttacacagcctggaggtgtgttgggtcattatcctgttgaaaaacaaatgatagtcccactaaacgcaaaccaaatgggatggcgtatcactgcagaatggtctggtagccatgctggttaagtgtgccttgaattctaaataaattacagacagtgtcaccagcaaagcacttccacaccatcacacctcctccttgtttcatggtgggaaccacacatgcggagatcctccattcacctactctgtgtttcacaaagacacggttggaaccaaaaatctcaaatttggattcatcagaccaaaggacagatttccaccagtctaatgtccattgctcatgtttcttggcccaagcaagtctcttcttcttattggtgtaatttagttgtggtttctttgcagcaattcgaccatgaaggcctgattcacacagtctcctctgaacagttgatgttgagatgtgtctgttacttaaactctgtgaagcatttatttggcctgcaatctgaggtgcagcccaaataactctaatgaacttatcctctgcagcagaggtaactatgggtcttcctttcctgtggcggtcctcatgagagccagtttcatcatagtgcttgatggtttttgcgactgcacttgaagtaactttcaatgttcttgaaattctctggattgactgaccttcatgtcttaaagtaatgatggactgttgtttcactttgcttatttgagctgttcttgccataatatgaccttggtcttttaccaaatatggctatcttctgtataccaaccctaccttgtcacaacacaactgattggctcaaacacattaagaaggaaagaaattccacaaatgaacttttaacaaggcacacctgttaattgaaatgcattccaggtgtcatcaagctttcatggctgggataagtTATTTCCTCTTATGGCGTACATCTTCAGGATAGTCTCGTTGAGAAAGATGTACGTTCCTCTCAAgatcttggctctttccagaacagcttccttgtccttgaaccacaggaacttgaccactatcggcctgggcctgtCACTTTTCAGGTCCTGGAACTCTGGTCAGGTCATCCATTATTTTATTAGTtgactccaccagtatttggacacaatacttgaagctattttcttgttgttgtaacaactgcttgtagaactctttttgattgtttaaaagatccttcagctgtgatagagagacaccactgtgctcaacggtactcccgccggctttgatctttgtcatggtagcaacgtaggttacgctgttactcctcgcagttccagacagggcaggtcacagggAAGATAGCTATCCAGCTGATCTTATCTCTTTTCTGTCATCCTGTGAACCCCATACCAATACTTAGCAACACTGCTACCTGGCAAAAAAGTAATTAGCTACTGGTAACAGAAGCAAGATTTAAAtatatacttaacaaaaatattaacgcaacatgtaaagtgttggtcccatgtttcatgagctgaaataaaatacattttccatacacacaaaaagcttattctctcaaattttgtgcaccaaTTTGTGTACATccgtgttagtgagcatttctcctttgc
This genomic window contains:
- the cracdla gene encoding mucin-5AC isoform X3, with translation MKLQQQNMRLGPSPMVLPIKRPEDLGGSSEDDGLPHSPPEISMGDNRHPRGASYKFPAPPRHHSSLSLAGTGSEEEEQATSQPLSHPLSPMPKPPLTSFVHPTPSAPLSAFSPASPALDFSTPAQFTPSLDNSAARHRMSIKPRNQRASAKNKRLTMTESRPRSESLNNFDRPLTEEEEDGPAITGGKTRLRSHSTLIQKLEQGGLTTPTAPPELTSLKSGPIEAEGCPKTSTSTPTLRCKPSPQEQPHPWVALRPVEIVPGKQPQSSSVTTVQDLRYTSQQQTLKLSLGDPKPSAPSQTKRDVLSKSGVKDSTTSTEGSPKENPVPAAQPAASLASVVDLRTSSLRWKPEALAAGQGTTEPPAGQEDAGQTEPSPVSGSFRFSINSARERERPRTGSGGFLGVVEQAGAGAKREGREKGTEVKLISSNVSQRGQEQHGGRQEGAKPKEEELTTNDIGEKVSEGEEVEEESREGVEEAVEAKEEAQEEEEEGKSAFGVKLRSTYLSLRVRAESATSQSDLKINRQSQEVGALPLTPYTLSSKPTGLEELQDTPPTNSMPKKLHTNTWDAPTTLSSPRGRAGSLREAVTSAQPTPSPLTKEAQTTPAIPKVVQTTPVPAMEAHTTSSATQDPTTGPQAPPKATVSWMSMAWGKTRGLQQLFTSSLPREFTGMQSPTQPQCQTTTQPQTSSLAQIMTQTQRQNATQPQTQTTMPPQAQTAAQPQSQTPMQPLTAKLLQSHNSAQPPQTAAQTPTQTTKQQQTDKTPQTQNTTQPQTVTQPSTQNTKPSTHVSNQTNTRAAQPTTAPQPLAQSTLSSVSRVTSPSNLRATQHPLRSTPQTQAQATLRSVPMGATSTQPLASSSLSSSPSSTPSQRPWSTRGPNPTPQPKPALAPTTTAAPVQATVPALGRGERSEKSEEAAVPTEKWVDRDRPGTVGGRAAFLEKRAEWTPLAGSKVELRRTRTPPESQPTAESAAPSKTPPTHRDTKVAKLDGRPESNPTKVVGRLADREHKWLRKNMATSSSPSSSPSSSSPLQTISDSGGQPSWMELAKRKSMAWNDKTMD